CGATGAACGCCATGCCGGCGACGCCGTCGTCGACCGTCGGGAAATCGTATCCACCGACCGGCGGCGACTTCCCATCGATGCCGTCCGAGATGGCGGCCGCCGCCGCCAGGTACACGTTCGCAA
This Rhodothermales bacterium DNA region includes the following protein-coding sequences:
- a CDS encoding gfo/Idh/MocA family oxidoreductase; the protein is ANVYLAAAAAISDGIDGKSPPVGGYDFPTVDDGVAGMAFIETAVKSSKSNEKWIKFPEL